The following proteins are co-located in the Polystyrenella longa genome:
- a CDS encoding EutN/CcmL family microcompartment protein, with translation MFLARITGSLVSSHKVEVMTGQKLLIVEPLRVNEKDQSDLQPTGRTFVVVDPLGAGEGEVVLCVQGSSARFTKETKHLPVDAAIVGIVDTVQVGGNTVFKGSE, from the coding sequence ATGTTCCTGGCACGCATTACAGGCAGTCTTGTTTCTTCGCACAAAGTCGAAGTGATGACCGGGCAGAAACTGCTCATCGTCGAACCATTGCGGGTAAACGAGAAAGATCAATCTGATCTGCAACCCACTGGTCGCACCTTCGTGGTGGTTGACCCGTTAGGTGCAGGTGAGGGGGAAGTGGTGTTATGCGTTCAGGGTTCCAGTGCCCGGTTCACGAAGGAAACCAAACATCTACCGGTTGACGCCGCCATCGTGGGGATTGTTGATACGGTGCAGGTGGGAGGGAATACGGTGTTTAAAGGGAGCGAGTAA
- a CDS encoding aldehyde dehydrogenase family protein codes for MTQATADAIRSVVEEVLAQLGNGPVAAPSAHGAAAGNWGVFRTVDEAVVAATAAFEQLQEATMETRNKAINIVKHICDSQAEELGRLEFEETKIGKLEHKIAKLQIIKDVPGTEFLRTDAVTGDHGLTITEYAGFGVIGAITPVTHSLPTLAGNFVSMVSAGNTIVCNPHPSGAKIACEGVRRFNKAIYEATGLNNLVTIIGEPTLETAEQVFSHRGIKLLCVTGGPGVARAALASKKRAIVAGPGNPPVVVDETADIENAARSIVTGAAFDNNLLCIGEKEVFAVESIFDDLMQAVGRNGGYRLNADQVAQLTKLAFSPPKEAGGHWGLNRDFIGRDASWLAAQIGLNIPADTQIIYGETDTNNPFVPEEQMMPFIPFVRARNADHAIDLAVEFEHGFGHTAIIHSRNVRNMSKMGRRANSTLFVKNGPCSAGLGLGGEGYLSFSIATPTGEGVTNPLTFTRQRRCVMVDDLRII; via the coding sequence ATGACACAAGCGACTGCGGATGCGATTCGATCAGTGGTGGAAGAAGTGCTGGCGCAACTGGGGAACGGCCCCGTAGCTGCCCCTTCCGCCCATGGCGCAGCGGCCGGCAACTGGGGTGTTTTCCGGACGGTCGACGAGGCTGTTGTTGCAGCAACTGCTGCCTTCGAGCAACTTCAGGAAGCTACGATGGAGACTCGCAATAAAGCGATCAACATCGTCAAGCACATCTGTGACAGTCAGGCGGAAGAACTGGGACGGCTTGAGTTCGAAGAAACCAAAATCGGCAAGCTGGAACATAAAATTGCCAAATTGCAGATCATCAAAGATGTTCCCGGAACTGAATTCCTGCGAACGGACGCCGTAACGGGCGACCATGGTTTGACGATTACTGAATACGCCGGGTTTGGTGTTATCGGAGCGATCACTCCCGTGACTCACTCCTTACCGACTCTTGCGGGGAACTTTGTGAGTATGGTTTCCGCAGGGAATACCATTGTTTGCAATCCTCATCCCAGCGGAGCGAAAATCGCCTGCGAAGGAGTTCGCCGGTTTAATAAAGCAATTTACGAAGCGACAGGCCTCAACAACCTGGTAACCATCATCGGTGAGCCGACTCTCGAAACAGCCGAGCAGGTCTTCAGTCACCGAGGCATTAAACTACTGTGCGTGACGGGGGGACCGGGCGTTGCCCGCGCTGCTCTGGCCAGCAAAAAACGAGCGATTGTCGCCGGACCGGGGAATCCTCCCGTAGTCGTCGACGAAACTGCCGATATCGAAAACGCCGCACGCAGCATCGTGACGGGTGCCGCGTTTGATAACAACTTGCTGTGCATCGGCGAGAAAGAAGTCTTCGCCGTGGAGTCGATCTTCGATGACCTGATGCAAGCGGTCGGCCGTAACGGTGGATACCGTCTGAATGCCGACCAGGTCGCCCAACTGACGAAACTCGCTTTCAGTCCTCCCAAAGAAGCGGGTGGACATTGGGGATTGAACCGGGACTTCATCGGAAGAGATGCTTCCTGGCTCGCGGCACAGATCGGACTCAACATTCCGGCAGACACACAAATTATCTACGGTGAAACGGATACCAACAATCCATTCGTTCCCGAAGAACAGATGATGCCCTTTATTCCGTTCGTACGGGCTCGTAACGCCGATCATGCGATTGATCTCGCGGTCGAATTCGAACATGGATTTGGTCACACCGCCATTATTCACTCTCGCAACGTTCGTAACATGTCCAAAATGGGACGTCGGGCGAACTCAACCTTGTTCGTTAAAAACGGACCTTGTAGTGCGGGATTAGGCTTAGGGGGCGAAGGCTACCTTTCCTTCAGCATCGCGACTCCCACAGGCGAAGGGGTCACCAATCCGCTGACCTTCACTCGTCAGCGTCGCTGTGTGATGGTGGACGATCTTCGCATCATTTAA
- a CDS encoding EutN/CcmL family microcompartment protein, with amino-acid sequence MELARVIGQTTATIKHDTLKGCRLKIVEVLDAKGKGGGDPIIVLDSLGSRVGDRVLLTSDSKLIAEMLQADNTPARFAILGLADN; translated from the coding sequence ATGGAACTTGCCCGTGTCATCGGCCAAACGACTGCGACGATCAAGCACGACACTCTGAAAGGGTGCCGGTTGAAGATCGTGGAAGTGCTCGATGCCAAAGGGAAAGGGGGCGGTGATCCGATCATCGTACTCGATTCTCTGGGGAGCCGCGTTGGCGACCGGGTGCTACTGACTTCAGACAGTAAACTGATTGCCGAGATGCTCCAGGCGGATAACACTCCCGCCCGGTTTGCCATTCTCGGTCTGGCGGACAATTGA
- a CDS encoding EutN/CcmL family microcompartment protein codes for MRIAEVIGKVTLSQPHSSLRGGRWVLAVPLTKEGLQGKKTGRGEPFVVYDDIGCNAGCRIAVSEGGEAAAPFHPDKKPIDAYAAAILDHIEVESK; via the coding sequence ATGCGAATCGCGGAAGTAATAGGAAAAGTAACCTTGTCTCAACCTCACTCCTCGTTGCGAGGGGGCCGGTGGGTGTTAGCGGTTCCGCTGACGAAAGAAGGGTTACAGGGAAAGAAAACAGGACGCGGGGAACCGTTTGTCGTCTACGACGACATCGGCTGCAATGCCGGTTGCCGGATTGCCGTCAGTGAAGGGGGCGAAGCGGCGGCTCCCTTTCATCCAGACAAAAAACCAATTGATGCCTACGCGGCAGCCATACTCGATCACATTGAAGTTGAATCGAAATAA
- a CDS encoding class II aldolase/adducin family protein: MSNQWNSKFNNPKLKEQICEIGRRVYNKDFAAANDGNISIRVGENEVLCSPTMICKGFMKPEDICMVDLDGNQLAGTRKRTSEILLHLTIMKERPDVKAVVHCHPPHATAFAVAREPIPQCVLPEVEVFMGEVPMAPYETPGGQEFADTVKPFLKSTNTIILTGHGTVTFGKDLEDAYWKTEILDAYCRILLLSKQLGKINYFSEGEQRELLDLKKKLGFDDPRFHAEDCDLCGNSAFRDGYNEQIPVQRAFEAAPSYPGYLQAPAGKNAASGIPVNSSASNGSANNGSGQDMNSLVQAITSQVMAALDARK; this comes from the coding sequence ATGTCGAATCAGTGGAACAGCAAGTTCAACAACCCCAAACTCAAAGAGCAAATCTGCGAGATCGGTCGCCGGGTCTACAATAAAGACTTCGCCGCCGCGAACGATGGAAACATCAGTATCCGCGTTGGTGAAAACGAAGTCCTTTGCTCACCCACGATGATCTGCAAAGGTTTCATGAAGCCGGAAGACATCTGTATGGTCGACCTGGACGGAAACCAATTGGCTGGAACACGGAAACGAACCAGTGAGATTCTGCTGCACCTGACGATCATGAAAGAACGTCCCGATGTAAAAGCAGTCGTTCACTGTCACCCACCACACGCAACGGCCTTCGCTGTTGCTCGCGAGCCGATTCCTCAGTGTGTGCTGCCGGAAGTCGAAGTCTTCATGGGCGAAGTTCCTATGGCTCCTTACGAAACTCCTGGTGGACAGGAATTCGCCGACACGGTGAAACCTTTCTTGAAATCAACGAACACGATCATCCTGACCGGACATGGTACGGTGACTTTCGGGAAAGACCTGGAAGACGCTTACTGGAAAACGGAAATCCTGGATGCCTACTGCCGGATTCTGTTGCTCTCCAAACAGCTTGGGAAAATCAACTACTTCTCAGAAGGTGAACAGCGGGAACTGCTGGACCTCAAAAAGAAACTGGGTTTCGACGATCCCCGGTTCCACGCCGAAGATTGTGACCTGTGTGGAAACAGTGCTTTCCGTGATGGGTACAACGAACAAATCCCCGTTCAGCGTGCTTTCGAGGCGGCTCCCAGTTACCCCGGATACTTGCAGGCACCCGCTGGTAAGAATGCGGCTTCAGGAATTCCGGTGAACAGCTCAGCCAGCAACGGTTCAGCTAATAACGGATCCGGACAGGATATGAACTCACTGGTCCAGGCAATCACCAGCCAGGTCATGGCTGCGTTGGACGCCCGTAAGTAA
- a CDS encoding lactate/malate dehydrogenase family protein yields MKVSIIGGGGLVGSCAGFALQAGGIVREIALIDVNPDVAEGQALDLLHGSSLLSDQVIVSGGTEQVKDSDVIVITAGLRRKPDESRLDLINRNVELFKKILVDIKSHGTKKDAICFVVSNPVDVLTYLAVKELDLPCSQVIGLGTALDTTRFCGILANRLNVPPTQVSAMMLGEHGDSMVAVWSAAQIAGLPIDKYPGVTPTLLAEVESKTRGSGAEVIKKKGGAGFAVGVAIADIVHSIALDQRRVLPVSSLQNGAYGISDVCLSVPTVIGRAGVLSQVEVELWPKEIRGIQNSGKVLRETIDKVL; encoded by the coding sequence ATGAAAGTCAGTATTATTGGTGGTGGTGGATTGGTCGGTTCCTGTGCCGGGTTTGCATTGCAGGCTGGCGGGATCGTTCGCGAGATTGCCCTGATTGACGTCAATCCTGACGTCGCCGAAGGTCAGGCTCTCGACTTGCTTCATGGAAGCTCGTTACTGTCGGACCAGGTGATCGTTTCAGGCGGCACCGAGCAGGTGAAAGATTCTGACGTCATCGTCATTACGGCCGGTCTTCGCCGTAAACCGGATGAAAGCCGTCTCGACTTGATCAACCGGAACGTCGAGCTGTTTAAAAAGATTCTGGTCGACATCAAATCACATGGCACAAAAAAAGACGCCATCTGCTTTGTCGTTTCTAACCCAGTTGACGTGCTGACCTATCTGGCCGTTAAAGAACTGGACCTTCCCTGTTCGCAGGTGATTGGTTTGGGAACGGCGCTCGATACAACGCGGTTCTGCGGTATCCTGGCGAATCGACTCAACGTCCCTCCGACACAAGTCTCCGCGATGATGTTGGGCGAACATGGTGACAGTATGGTTGCCGTCTGGTCTGCCGCTCAAATCGCCGGTCTGCCCATCGATAAATACCCCGGTGTGACTCCTACCTTGCTCGCCGAAGTGGAATCCAAAACACGTGGAAGTGGAGCGGAAGTTATCAAGAAAAAAGGGGGAGCGGGTTTTGCTGTCGGTGTCGCGATTGCTGATATCGTTCACAGCATCGCTCTCGACCAACGTCGCGTTCTGCCTGTTTCGTCTCTGCAAAACGGAGCCTATGGCATTTCCGATGTCTGCCTCTCGGTTCCCACCGTCATCGGTCGGGCCGGTGTGCTCAGTCAGGTCGAAGTCGAACTATGGCCTAAAGAGATCCGAGGCATTCAGAACTCCGGCAAAGTGCTGCGAGAAACGATCGATAAGGTTTTATGA